The sequence AAATGATTGCCCATGTGCCCCTCTTTACCCATCCCAATCCGAAAAACGTTCTAGTCATTGGCGGCGGCGACGGCGGCACCATCCGTGAAGTGGTTAAGCATCCTTCGGTCGAGCGGGCCGAAATGGTGGAAATCGACGGGCTGGTCGTTGAGGTCTGCAAAAAGTATCTGCCAGAAATCAGCGAGGCGTTAATCAATAACCATCCGAAAGTGCATCTGAAGATTGATGATGGCATCAAACACATGAAAGAAGCGGAAAACTTCTATGATGTCATTATTGTCGACTGTTCCGACCCTATTGGTCCTGGCGAAGGCTTGTTCACTTACGAATTCTACAAAGATGTCTACAAGGCGCTCAAGGCCGACGGCCTGTTTGTGCAGCAGACTGAATCGCCTTTCTTCCATCAACCCCTGGTCAAGCGCTTGTGGAAGGATATTTCCTCGCTGTTCCCCATTACCCGCATGTACCTGGCGCAGATCCCCCTCTATCCCGGCGGTACGCATTGCTTCACCATCGGCTCCAAGCAGTATGATCCGCTCAATGTTGATACCGCCAAACTGCCAAAACTGAATACCCGGTATTACAACCGCGATATTCAGAAAAGCTGTTTTGTGCTGCCCAACTTCATCCAAGAACTGCTTAAGTAAAAAAAGCGCCTTCGCGCATTAAGCGCGCAGGCGCTTTTTACACGTTATACCAGATTTTCCGGATTTAGGCCGGAGAGTTCAGGCAGGACAAACCGCCCGTCTTTGCGCACCAGCCGGTCGTCAAACCAAATTTCGCCGCCGCCATACTCCGGATTTTGAATACATACCAAATCCCAGTGAATAGCCGAACGGTTGCCGTTGAAGGTCTTGTCGTAAGCGTTGCCGGGCGTGAAGTGAAAGCTGCCTTTAATCTTTTCATCAAATAGGGTATCTTTCATCGGTTTTTCAATATAGGGATTAACGCCCAGCGCGAACTCGCCGATATACCGGGCGCCTTCGTCAGTGTCAAGAACCTTATTAATTTTTTCGGTATCATTGGCGGTGGCGCGGACAATTTTGCCTTCCTGGAACTCAAAGCGGATATTTTCGTAAGTGACGCCCTGGTAGACGGCAGGCGTGTTGTAGGAAAGGACGCCGTTGACCGAATTGCGGACAGGTGCCGTATACACTTCGCCGTCGGGGATGTTGCGAAGGCCGCAGCACTTGACGGCGCCGATGCCCTTAATCGAAAAGGTGAGATCCGTGCCGGGACCGATGATGCGTACTTTGTCCGTCTTTTCCAGGAGGGCGACGAGAGGATCCATCGCCCGGCCCATGCGGGCATAATCAAGGTTGCAGACATTAAAATAAAAGTCTTCAAAGGCCTCGGTACTCATGTTGGCCAGTTGGGCCATTGCGGCGTTGGGGTAGCGCAGGACACACCATTTGGTGAAGGGGACGCGGATGTCGGTATGGACAGGTTTGGACCAGTGCTGCTGATAAAGCTGCAGCTTCTCCGGCGGCACGTCGGACAGTTCACTCACATTGTCGCTGGCCCGAATGCCGATATAGGCGTCCATTGCCTTCATGCGTTCGCTTTCCCACTGGCCAATCAGCTTAAGCTGTTCGGCGGTGGCGCCGCGCAATAGCGCCCGCTGCAGGGTGTTGTTTTTGAGGGTGACAAAAGGCAGGGCGCCGGCGGCATAAGCCTCATCGACAAGCGCCTTGGCCAGCGGCAGGGCATTGTCGAAGACTTCAATGAGAAGTTTTTCGCCAGGTTTCAGGTCGGTAGAATAGGTAATGAGGTTATGGGCTAGCGTCGCAATGCGCGGATCCAATAGAGGTTCCTCCTTTACATGGCAAATATATTTCCTGTAATATAATCTTTACCATTAGGCTAAATTATTCCTGTTCTGGATTCTAACAGGAAAAAGCGGCCTTTACCCGAATAATATGAAATACATCTACTACTTACTACTTTCCGCTTACCACTTTCAGGAGGTGACTGTATGGCCCAATTTAATGTCTATGTGACCCGCCGGATTCCGGATACGGCGCTGGACGTTTTGCGCCAGCGCTGTAACGTGGAAGTCAATCCCGAGGACCGCGTCCTAACGCGCGACGAATTATTAGCCAAGGTCACCGGCCGGGACGCAGTGCTATGTCTGCTTACCGATACGATTGATGACGCCGTGCTGGCTGCGGCCGGCAAACAATGCCGCATTTTTGCCAATTATGCCGTCGGTTACAATAACATTGACGTGGCGGCCGCCACTAAGCGGGGCATTTTCATCAGCAACACCCCCGATGTGCTTACCGCTGCCACGGCTGACATGGCCTGGGCGCTCCTTTTTGCCGTAGCGCGGCGGGTCGTGGAGGGCGACAAGTTTACCCGGGCCGGCAAATTCCACGGCTGGGGGCCGCTCTTGATGCTTGGACAGGAGGTAACAGGCAAGACGGTGGGCATTATTGGCGCTGGTCGTATTGGTGCCGCTTTTGCCCGGCGGGCCAAAGGGTTTGACATGAAAATTTTGTACACTGGTCGCTCCCGTAAGCCGGACTTCGAAAGGGAAACAGGCGCGACTTACGTTGATTTTGATACGCTGCTGCGGGAAGCCGATTTTATCTCGCTCCATGTGCCGCTCACGCCAGAAACGTACCATTTGATCGGCGAGCGGGAGCTCAAGCTGATGAAGCCTACGGCCATCCTTATCAATACGGCAAGGGGACCGGTGGTTGACGAAAAAGCGCTGGTAGCGGCGCTGCGACGTGGTGAGATTTGGGGAGCCGGTCTTGACGTCTTTGAAAACGAACCTGCATTGGCGGAGGGCCTGGCCGAGCTCGACAATGTCGTCATTCCGCCGCATTTAGGCAGTGCTACTTTGGAGACGCGTACCAAGATGGGACTTGTCGCGGTGGAAAACATTCTTGCCGCCCTGGACGGCCGGATGCCGCCCAACTGTCTTAATCCCGAAGCAAGAAATTTCCAGTAAAAATTTTTTCCTCCTCCTCTTGCATTTTTTGAGGAGATGTCCTATAATTCATTATGTCGTTGTTCCTCGATAGCTCAATGGTAGAGCACTCGGCTGTTAACCGAGTGGTTGCAGGTTCGAGTCCTGCTCGAGGAGCCAATTGTGGCCCGTTGGTCAAGTGGTTAAGACACCGCCCTTTCACGGCGGTATCAGGGGTTCGAATCCCCTACGGGTCACCATTATATGGGCGATTAGCTCAGCTGGGAGAGCGCCTGCCTTACAAGCAGGATGTCGGCAGTTCGATCCTGTCATCGCCCACCACGAAAAAGCGCTGGATTTACGTCCAGCGCTTTTTTCTTTACTATAGGACTATATGGAAAGTGGTAGGCAGAAAGTGGCGGATGTAACCCTTTGCGTATCTGGCGCCAGTGACGGTTTCATTAAAAGGCGTGCTAGCGCTTTTGTTTCTCTAACGTACCGGCTTTGGTTGCGCGAGTGTTTTTTATGTCCATAAAAAACACTATTGCGAAAAGCTGCGGCATGAAAGGAGTTTGAAATTTTTTGACGAATTATGTCAAATAAAGGAAGTGCTTAACTGCCATGAATATCCGCTCCTGGGATTTTTGGGCTCGCATATTGATGGTTTTGGCCGTCGCCGCAATTATCGTCGGCATGGGCGCCGCCTATTTTACCGCCAAGTACCGGGCGTTGGTGGCCGAGCAGCGCAGCAGCACGCGGCAGGTGGCGAATGATTTAGAACTCCACTTCAATGGCCGCTTGCTGGCGCTCAAACTGTTGGCAACCGATCCCGACATCCGCAGCCTGGATCCGGATCGGGCCCAGCCTAAGCTGGCTCAGGCGATGAAGGTGCTCGACTGTTATCGCATAGCTATTGCGGATCCGCAGGGGAATGTGGTTGTTAATGGGCGCGATGAGCCGGCCCAAGTGCATGACCTGGACAGCTTTTTCGCTGCTGCCCGGGGCAGGCCCGTCATTTCCGACCGCATTATTTTCGCCGGGTTGAGTGATGCTTTCGTCAGTCTGCGTGTTCCGGTTTATGATGATCATGACAAAGTAATAGCCGTTTTACTGGCCGGCGTCTCGTTGGATGAAGTGGCTAAAACCGCAGGGGCGGTGCCGGTTAAAGCCAAACATTATATTTTTGTCATTGACAGTGTAGGCCGACTTCTTTGCCATCCCCGCATCAACGAAATTTATCCGGAAAAGCCCGATTTTACCGTCAATGGCAAACTGGTTTTTGCGCCAGACGACGGTTATGTCATTACCCAATCTTATTTAGATGGTATAGAAAAGTTATTTGTCTTTACGAATGTAAAAAATACCGGCTGGCGGGTCGTTATGGCTACCCCCATTATGGATGTATACGCGGCTATCCTGCGGGATTCACTGCCAGATATCGGGTTATTTGGTTTGATTATGTTGTCATTGGGCCTGGGTTACGGCCGCCTGCGGCAGGCGCGGCGTTACCGGGAACTGGTGGAGGCGGTGCGACTGGAGCGCCTAGCCAGTGTCGGCCAGCTCGCGGCCGGTATTGCCCATGAAATCCGCAACCCGCTTACGTCGGTTAAGGGCTTTATCCAGTTGATTATGGCCAGGGGTGACCGGCCTGTCCCGCGGGATTATTTGGAAATTATTCTTACCGAGATTGAACGCATCGAAAAACTGATCCGGGAATTTCACCTTCTGGCCCGGCCCCCGCAGACGCCGCAATTTGCATTATTAAATCTGCGGGTCGTTTTGCATGACGTTGTACTGCTGATGGAGAGCCAGGCCTTGAGTAAAAATGTCGCTCTGGAGTTTATGCCGGGTGAGGATGTAACAGTTTGCGGCGATGTGTCGCAGCTTAAGCAAGTGTGGATTAACCTTTTGCGCAACGCAATCGAGGCGGCGCCCCAAGGCGGCAGTGTCGATATCGCCCTCCGCGCTGACGGAAACTGGGCCGTCGTTACCGTGACCGACAATGGTCCTGGTATTCCGGAAGATATTTTGCCACATCTCGGCACGCCCTTTTTTACCACGAAACAGGATGGCACCGGCTTAGGTCTGTCGGTATGCTACTCCATTGTCCAAAACCACGGCGGGAATATCCGGGTCAACAGCCGGCCAGGCGAAGGCGCTACTTTCACCGTGCAGCTGCCGCTCGCTGACAATACTGCCCACATATCAGCCACGACCGGCAGGAAAACTAAGGGCGGTCTGGCGAAATAAAAAAACCGCACGGCAAGCGTGCGGTTTTTTCGTGCTTTAGAACCCGAGCTCTTCGCCGATGATGACGATGTTGATGTCAGTGAGACTTGGTTTTTTGCGCAGCACGGTAGTAATATTGCAGATGCGGGTCGGGCCTTGGCAGTCCATGCACATACCGGTTTGGACGCAGGGATTGGGCCGGTTGAGACGCTTATTGTTAGGCGGAGCGGCGTAAAGTTTGATTCGGCTTTCCGCCTCTTGCACGTCACGGACGATTTTGTTTACGCCGGCGACGACGATGACTTTTTTGGGACCAAACATCATGGCGGCTACGCGGTTGCCAGTGCCGTCTACATTGACAAGTTGGCCGTCCAGGGTCAGCGCGTTGGTGCTTGTAAAGAAGACATCGCATGTCAGTTCTTTACGTCTGAGTTCCAGCGCTACTTCCGGGCTGAGGCCGGGCTTATTGTGATTATAGACGGTATGGCCGCGCTGTTCCAGCATGTTGTCAAGGCCCAATTCCTGGATTGTCCAGGAGCCGCCGATACC is a genomic window of Thermosinus carboxydivorans Nor1 containing:
- the speE gene encoding polyamine aminopropyltransferase codes for the protein MELWITEWQTKNLGLTCRVKEALFTGRSEFQEVVVVDTDEFGRMLVLDGVFQTSIFDEFVYHEMIAHVPLFTHPNPKNVLVIGGGDGGTIREVVKHPSVERAEMVEIDGLVVEVCKKYLPEISEALINNHPKVHLKIDDGIKHMKEAENFYDVIIVDCSDPIGPGEGLFTYEFYKDVYKALKADGLFVQQTESPFFHQPLVKRLWKDISSLFPITRMYLAQIPLYPGGTHCFTIGSKQYDPLNVDTAKLPKLNTRYYNRDIQKSCFVLPNFIQELLK
- a CDS encoding aminopeptidase, with the protein product MDPRIATLAHNLITYSTDLKPGEKLLIEVFDNALPLAKALVDEAYAAGALPFVTLKNNTLQRALLRGATAEQLKLIGQWESERMKAMDAYIGIRASDNVSELSDVPPEKLQLYQQHWSKPVHTDIRVPFTKWCVLRYPNAAMAQLANMSTEAFEDFYFNVCNLDYARMGRAMDPLVALLEKTDKVRIIGPGTDLTFSIKGIGAVKCCGLRNIPDGEVYTAPVRNSVNGVLSYNTPAVYQGVTYENIRFEFQEGKIVRATANDTEKINKVLDTDEGARYIGEFALGVNPYIEKPMKDTLFDEKIKGSFHFTPGNAYDKTFNGNRSAIHWDLVCIQNPEYGGGEIWFDDRLVRKDGRFVLPELSGLNPENLV
- a CDS encoding 2-hydroxyacid dehydrogenase, producing MAQFNVYVTRRIPDTALDVLRQRCNVEVNPEDRVLTRDELLAKVTGRDAVLCLLTDTIDDAVLAAAGKQCRIFANYAVGYNNIDVAAATKRGIFISNTPDVLTAATADMAWALLFAVARRVVEGDKFTRAGKFHGWGPLLMLGQEVTGKTVGIIGAGRIGAAFARRAKGFDMKILYTGRSRKPDFERETGATYVDFDTLLREADFISLHVPLTPETYHLIGERELKLMKPTAILINTARGPVVDEKALVAALRRGEIWGAGLDVFENEPALAEGLAELDNVVIPPHLGSATLETRTKMGLVAVENILAALDGRMPPNCLNPEARNFQ
- a CDS encoding PAS domain-containing sensor histidine kinase: MNIRSWDFWARILMVLAVAAIIVGMGAAYFTAKYRALVAEQRSSTRQVANDLELHFNGRLLALKLLATDPDIRSLDPDRAQPKLAQAMKVLDCYRIAIADPQGNVVVNGRDEPAQVHDLDSFFAAARGRPVISDRIIFAGLSDAFVSLRVPVYDDHDKVIAVLLAGVSLDEVAKTAGAVPVKAKHYIFVIDSVGRLLCHPRINEIYPEKPDFTVNGKLVFAPDDGYVITQSYLDGIEKLFVFTNVKNTGWRVVMATPIMDVYAAILRDSLPDIGLFGLIMLSLGLGYGRLRQARRYRELVEAVRLERLASVGQLAAGIAHEIRNPLTSVKGFIQLIMARGDRPVPRDYLEIILTEIERIEKLIREFHLLARPPQTPQFALLNLRVVLHDVVLLMESQALSKNVALEFMPGEDVTVCGDVSQLKQVWINLLRNAIEAAPQGGSVDIALRADGNWAVVTVTDNGPGIPEDILPHLGTPFFTTKQDGTGLGLSVCYSIVQNHGGNIRVNSRPGEGATFTVQLPLADNTAHISATTGRKTKGGLAK
- a CDS encoding lactate utilization protein — its product is MKEFKAWHYGTLAARVVEALKKNNFNAVYFPNRQEAIDYILSLVPAEATVGIGGSWTIQELGLDNMLEQRGHTVYNHNKPGLSPEVALELRRKELTCDVFFTSTNALTLDGQLVNVDGTGNRVAAMMFGPKKVIVVAGVNKIVRDVQEAESRIKLYAAPPNNKRLNRPNPCVQTGMCMDCQGPTRICNITTVLRKKPSLTDINIVIIGEELGF